One region of Trinickia violacea genomic DNA includes:
- a CDS encoding nuclear transport factor 2 family protein — translation MTTSTDSEILHIYEAWHRSVTNRDLDGLVSLYAENAILETPLIVATLPEHGDGMLVGKQAIREFFAAGLRQLPSNLGRWYRTGVFFANGKQLVWEYPRQTPEGDQVDLVEVMDIAGGLIAHHRVYWGWVGFKSLMATATRQAAQP, via the coding sequence ATGACGACCAGCACGGACTCCGAGATCCTCCACATCTACGAGGCGTGGCATCGATCGGTCACGAATCGCGATCTCGACGGACTCGTGTCGCTCTACGCAGAGAACGCCATCCTCGAAACGCCGCTGATCGTGGCGACGCTGCCCGAGCACGGCGACGGCATGCTCGTGGGCAAGCAGGCTATCCGCGAATTCTTCGCGGCAGGCCTGCGCCAGCTTCCGAGCAACCTCGGACGGTGGTATCGCACGGGCGTCTTCTTCGCCAACGGCAAACAGTTGGTGTGGGAGTACCCGCGGCAGACGCCCGAAGGCGACCAGGTCGATCTCGTCGAGGTCATGGATATCGCCGGTGGTCTCATCGCCCATCATCGCGTGTACTGGGGATGGGTCGGCTTCAAGTCGCTCATGGCCACGGCTACACGACAAGCGGCACAGCCGTGA
- the mgtA gene encoding magnesium-translocating P-type ATPase, producing the protein MQNRHTPDRHSRREQRGFLSTPSNDGRNKASARVASEAGNSIEDTLLHTQSSLDGLVEADAERRLKSAGPNEVAHDKPPHALIQLLHAFRNPFVIVLLVLAGISYCTDIYFAAPGDRDWTGVSILLTMVTVSSLLRFVQEYRSNKAAERLKSMVRSTATVARRASKSAKSIKREIPMSDLVVGDIVTLQAGDMIPADLRLIQSRDLFISQAALTGEALPVEKYDTLGAVVQKSAHSGTDGPADPLELPNFCFMGTNVVSGTATGVVVATGVETFFGALAKNVTSRKRVETSFDRGVNSVSWLLIRFMLVMVPVVFLINGLLKGDWLSALTFSLAVAVGLTPEMLPMIVSANLAKGAVAMARRKVVVKRLNSVQNFGAMDVLCTDKTGTLTQDRIILEHHLDIHGQRDDHILELAWLNSFHQSGQKNLMDIAIVQHANAAGVAATQAHFAKVDELPFDFVRRRLSVVVARSDGSQLMVSKGAVEEMLAVSTHIQEGSVVRELDGAARSAMIARSQEYNEEGYRVLVVATREIASDEAKQQYGTADEQRLVVRGFLTFLDPPKDSALQAIRALNEHGVSVKVLTGDNPIVTAKVCRDVGLDPGTPLLGRDVERMNDDELGTAVERTTVFAKLTPLQKARVVKALQANGHTVGFLGDGINDAPALRDADVGISVDTGTDIAKETADIILLEKSLMVLEEGVITGRETFGNILKYLNMTASSNFGNVFSVLIASAFLPWEPMLAMQLLIQNLIYDLSQMFLPWDKMDPEFLKKPRKWDAGNIGRFMIWLGPTSSVFDITTFWLMWTVFGAGAAYHATGGGQIIMNSGWFIEGLVSQTLVVHMLRTHRIPFLQSMAALPVTLSTTVAILIGCWLPFSPFASALGFQALDHSYWWWLVATIAAYMLLTQCVKTAYIRRYGHWY; encoded by the coding sequence ATGCAAAACCGACACACACCCGATCGTCACTCTCGGCGAGAGCAGAGAGGATTCCTAAGTACACCGTCGAATGATGGCCGTAACAAAGCTTCCGCGCGAGTGGCCAGCGAAGCGGGCAACAGCATCGAGGACACGTTGCTGCATACGCAAAGCTCGCTCGACGGCTTGGTCGAAGCCGACGCCGAGCGGCGCCTGAAGAGCGCGGGCCCGAACGAGGTCGCCCACGACAAGCCGCCTCACGCCCTGATTCAACTGTTGCACGCCTTCCGTAATCCGTTCGTGATCGTGCTGCTCGTGCTGGCGGGTATCAGCTACTGCACGGACATCTACTTCGCCGCACCCGGCGACCGCGATTGGACCGGCGTGAGCATCCTGCTCACGATGGTCACCGTGAGCAGCCTGCTGCGCTTCGTGCAGGAGTACCGGTCGAACAAGGCTGCAGAACGGCTCAAGTCGATGGTGCGCAGCACCGCAACCGTCGCGCGCCGCGCCTCGAAATCCGCCAAGTCGATCAAGCGGGAAATTCCGATGTCCGATCTCGTGGTCGGCGACATCGTTACCCTGCAGGCCGGCGACATGATTCCCGCCGATCTCCGCCTGATCCAATCAAGGGACCTGTTCATCAGCCAGGCTGCGCTCACGGGCGAAGCCCTGCCCGTCGAAAAGTACGACACGCTCGGCGCGGTGGTGCAGAAGTCGGCGCATTCCGGCACCGACGGTCCAGCCGATCCGCTCGAACTGCCGAACTTCTGCTTCATGGGCACCAATGTCGTGAGCGGCACGGCGACCGGCGTCGTGGTCGCGACCGGCGTCGAAACCTTTTTCGGCGCGCTCGCGAAAAACGTAACCAGTCGCAAGCGCGTCGAAACGAGTTTCGATCGCGGCGTGAACAGCGTGTCGTGGCTGCTGATCCGTTTCATGCTCGTGATGGTGCCTGTCGTTTTCCTCATCAACGGCCTGTTGAAAGGGGATTGGCTTTCCGCACTGACGTTCTCGCTTGCCGTAGCGGTCGGTCTGACGCCGGAAATGCTGCCGATGATCGTGTCGGCGAACCTCGCCAAGGGCGCGGTGGCCATGGCGCGCCGCAAGGTGGTCGTGAAACGCCTGAACTCCGTCCAGAACTTCGGCGCCATGGATGTGCTTTGTACCGACAAGACCGGCACGCTCACGCAGGACCGCATCATCCTCGAGCACCATCTGGACATCCACGGCCAACGTGACGATCACATCCTCGAGCTTGCGTGGCTGAACAGCTTCCATCAGAGCGGACAGAAGAACCTGATGGATATCGCGATCGTGCAGCACGCGAATGCAGCCGGCGTGGCGGCCACACAGGCGCATTTTGCGAAGGTCGACGAGCTGCCGTTCGATTTCGTGCGCCGCCGCCTCTCGGTGGTGGTCGCGCGCAGCGACGGCAGCCAGCTGATGGTGTCCAAAGGCGCGGTCGAGGAAATGCTCGCGGTATCCACGCATATTCAGGAAGGCAGCGTAGTCCGCGAACTGGATGGGGCTGCGCGCAGCGCGATGATTGCGCGGTCGCAGGAATACAACGAGGAGGGCTACCGGGTGCTCGTGGTCGCCACGCGCGAGATTGCGAGCGACGAGGCCAAGCAGCAATACGGGACCGCGGACGAGCAACGGCTGGTGGTGCGCGGCTTCCTGACCTTCTTGGATCCGCCGAAGGATTCGGCGCTGCAAGCCATCCGCGCGCTGAACGAGCATGGCGTGAGCGTCAAGGTGCTCACAGGCGACAACCCGATCGTGACGGCGAAAGTCTGCCGCGACGTGGGTCTCGATCCCGGCACGCCGCTGCTTGGCCGAGACGTCGAACGCATGAATGACGACGAGCTCGGCACAGCGGTCGAGCGCACGACGGTCTTCGCGAAACTCACGCCGTTGCAGAAAGCACGCGTCGTCAAGGCGCTGCAGGCAAACGGGCACACGGTGGGATTCCTCGGCGACGGCATCAACGATGCCCCTGCGCTGCGCGACGCCGATGTGGGGATCTCGGTCGACACCGGCACCGATATCGCCAAGGAGACCGCCGACATCATCCTGCTCGAAAAGAGTCTGATGGTGCTCGAGGAGGGTGTCATCACGGGCCGGGAAACGTTCGGCAACATTCTCAAGTACCTGAACATGACCGCGAGCTCGAATTTCGGCAACGTGTTCTCGGTGCTGATCGCCAGTGCGTTCCTGCCGTGGGAGCCGATGCTCGCGATGCAGTTGCTGATCCAGAACCTGATCTATGACCTGTCGCAGATGTTCCTGCCGTGGGACAAGATGGACCCCGAGTTTCTCAAGAAGCCCCGCAAGTGGGATGCCGGCAACATCGGCCGCTTCATGATTTGGCTCGGGCCGACGTCCTCCGTGTTCGACATTACGACCTTCTGGCTGATGTGGACGGTGTTTGGTGCCGGCGCGGCTTACCACGCGACTGGCGGCGGCCAGATCATCATGAACTCCGGCTGGTTCATCGAGGGTCTGGTGTCGCAGACGCTGGTCGTCCATATGCTGCGCACGCATCGGATCCCGTTCCTGCAGAGCATGGCTGCACTGCCGGTCACGCTTTCGACGACCGTCGCGATTTTGATCGGCTGCTGGCTGCCGTTCTCGCCGTTCGCGTCGGCGCTCGGTTTCCAGGCGCTGGACCACAGCTACTGGTGGTGGCTGGTTGCGACTATCGCGGCCTACATGCTGCTGACCCAGTGCGTCAAGACCGCATACATCCGCCGCTACGGCCATTGGTATTGA
- a CDS encoding porin, with the protein MLATRKASRVGATIGTFALAVYTIDAHAQSSVTLYGELDTGLAWLSNVGGHAKYEATSGLIDGNYWGLQGAEDLGGGNKAVFRLERGFSMTSGESFNDHPFYLGLANESLGTVTLGYQYDPIHDYLAPFTMTGGAGGTAFAHPFDNDNANNSHLARNAVKYESPSFGGLTFGGMYALSNAAGQFANNRAYGLGASYRNGSFNAGAAWLHVNGAGATDGGAYESVSLPGANRDVFDAVVGTRNTYGVGASYAFGDFTLGGAWSRSTFSGVTDADTASAMPSVGFSNYEVNAAYQLMPALSLAGSYTYTKSASQHWHQGGLQTVYLLSKRTDAYVEALYQRASQDAPAVINTAAPSSSQNQLLVGAGIRHRF; encoded by the coding sequence ATGTTGGCAACAAGAAAAGCATCGCGTGTTGGCGCGACGATCGGCACGTTTGCGCTCGCGGTTTACACCATCGACGCGCACGCGCAAAGCAGCGTGACACTCTATGGCGAACTCGATACGGGTCTGGCCTGGTTGAGCAACGTGGGTGGCCATGCGAAGTACGAAGCCACGAGCGGCCTCATCGACGGAAACTACTGGGGCCTTCAAGGCGCGGAAGACCTCGGCGGCGGAAACAAGGCGGTATTCCGGCTCGAGCGCGGTTTTTCCATGACGTCGGGCGAAAGCTTCAACGATCATCCGTTCTATCTGGGCTTGGCCAACGAGTCGTTAGGCACGGTCACGCTCGGCTATCAGTACGACCCCATCCATGACTATCTGGCGCCGTTCACCATGACGGGCGGCGCAGGCGGCACGGCGTTCGCTCATCCCTTCGACAACGACAATGCGAACAACTCGCACCTTGCGCGCAACGCGGTCAAGTACGAGAGCCCATCGTTCGGAGGACTGACGTTTGGCGGTATGTACGCACTGTCGAACGCAGCGGGGCAATTCGCGAACAACCGTGCGTACGGCTTGGGTGCAAGCTACCGCAACGGTTCGTTCAATGCCGGCGCCGCATGGTTGCATGTGAACGGCGCGGGCGCCACCGATGGCGGCGCGTACGAGAGCGTCAGCCTCCCCGGCGCCAACCGGGACGTGTTCGACGCCGTCGTCGGCACGCGGAACACCTACGGCGTTGGAGCGAGCTATGCGTTCGGCGACTTCACGCTGGGAGGCGCATGGTCGCGCTCGACGTTCAGCGGCGTGACCGATGCCGATACCGCAAGCGCGATGCCTTCGGTCGGGTTCAGCAACTACGAAGTCAATGCGGCCTATCAGTTGATGCCCGCGCTGTCGCTTGCCGGTTCGTATACCTACACGAAGAGTGCGAGCCAGCATTGGCACCAGGGTGGCCTTCAAACGGTCTACCTGCTCTCGAAGCGCACCGATGCCTACGTCGAGGCGCTCTACCAGCGCGCCTCGCAGGATGCGCCGGCGGTGATCAATACCGCTGCGCCGTCTTCGAGCCAAAACCAGTTGCTGGTGGGCGCCGGTATTCGTCACCGGTTCTGA
- a CDS encoding DUF4148 domain-containing protein, whose protein sequence is MKSLIKAVAVALVLAAPVASFAQSNQPVTRAQVRADLVQVEKAGYSIGGDKTTYPERIQAAESRVASENSVAQANTSGFGSEASATSQSGLRSKTASSYSAPISVYQHP, encoded by the coding sequence ATGAAATCGCTCATCAAGGCCGTTGCCGTCGCTCTCGTTCTTGCTGCTCCCGTTGCTTCGTTTGCCCAATCGAACCAGCCGGTGACGCGCGCTCAAGTGCGTGCGGATCTGGTCCAAGTCGAAAAGGCCGGTTACAGCATCGGCGGCGACAAGACCACCTATCCGGAGCGGATTCAAGCGGCCGAATCCCGCGTTGCCTCGGAAAACAGCGTAGCGCAAGCCAACACGAGCGGCTTCGGTTCGGAAGCGAGCGCCACGTCGCAATCGGGCCTGCGCAGCAAGACGGCCAGCAGCTACTCGGCTCCGATCTCGGTCTATCAACATCCGTAA
- a CDS encoding DUF4148 domain-containing protein: MKSLIKAVAIAAILAAPVVSFAQQSNQPLTRAEVRQQLIELEQAGYNPARANDYDYPADIQAAEARVAAQKAGGPQSQATGYGTAVSASSQSGSPATAAGTKPIFFGQ, encoded by the coding sequence ATGAAATCGCTGATCAAGGCCGTTGCCATCGCCGCCATTCTTGCCGCTCCGGTTGTGTCGTTCGCCCAGCAGTCGAACCAGCCGTTGACGCGCGCTGAAGTCCGCCAGCAACTCATCGAGCTCGAACAAGCCGGCTACAACCCGGCCCGTGCAAACGACTACGACTATCCGGCCGACATCCAGGCCGCCGAAGCGCGCGTCGCCGCTCAGAAGGCAGGTGGTCCGCAATCGCAAGCAACGGGTTACGGCACGGCCGTGAGCGCATCGTCGCAGTCGGGAAGCCCGGCGACGGCTGCCGGCACGAAGCCGATTTTCTTCGGTCAGTAA
- a CDS encoding cupin domain-containing protein: protein MSLIDFDTFAASLPDAWKSSIVGHVGPARIKVLKMDEQAYGEETHDYNEALIVASGELRLQVAGETILVGAGQMYLAEAGVPHAVLPGSHGTLVIVDV, encoded by the coding sequence ATGTCACTGATCGATTTCGATACGTTTGCCGCGAGCCTGCCCGACGCCTGGAAGTCGTCGATCGTCGGGCACGTTGGACCCGCGCGGATCAAGGTCCTCAAAATGGACGAGCAAGCGTACGGCGAAGAGACGCACGACTACAACGAAGCGCTGATCGTCGCGAGCGGCGAGTTGAGGCTTCAGGTCGCCGGGGAAACCATCCTGGTCGGCGCGGGGCAGATGTATCTCGCCGAGGCCGGCGTGCCGCACGCGGTACTCCCCGGCAGTCACGGAACGCTCGTGATCGTCGACGTTTAG
- a CDS encoding glutathione S-transferase family protein: MKLVGMLDSPFVRRVAISMAVLGIPFEHRSLSVFRTFDEFAKLNPIVKAPTLIEDDGTVLIESTLILDHLDHKVPPDARLMPQRGAERTRALQLVGYALAAAEKTVQIVYERELRPQEKQHEPWLVRLQGQLAAAYDLLEKQIGSADGWLVGNRMMQPDITVAVAWRFTQYILPGMIDPARYPALAAFSARAEALPEFVNAPLE; this comes from the coding sequence ATGAAATTGGTTGGCATGCTGGATTCCCCGTTCGTGCGTCGCGTCGCCATCTCGATGGCGGTGCTCGGCATTCCGTTCGAACATCGCAGTCTGTCGGTGTTTCGCACGTTCGACGAGTTCGCGAAACTGAATCCGATCGTCAAGGCGCCGACGCTCATCGAAGACGACGGGACCGTGCTGATCGAATCGACGCTGATTCTCGATCATCTCGACCATAAGGTTCCGCCCGACGCGCGCCTCATGCCCCAGCGCGGTGCCGAGCGCACGCGTGCGCTGCAATTGGTCGGCTACGCGCTCGCGGCTGCCGAAAAGACGGTGCAGATCGTCTATGAGCGCGAGCTTCGTCCGCAGGAGAAGCAACATGAGCCGTGGCTTGTGCGGCTGCAAGGACAATTGGCTGCCGCTTACGATTTGCTCGAAAAGCAGATCGGCAGCGCCGACGGCTGGCTCGTCGGTAACCGCATGATGCAGCCCGATATCACGGTGGCGGTTGCGTGGCGCTTCACGCAATACATCTTGCCCGGCATGATCGATCCGGCGCGCTATCCGGCGCTCGCTGCGTTTTCGGCGCGCGCGGAGGCGCTGCCGGAGTTCGTCAACGCACCGCTCGAATAA
- a CDS encoding metallophosphoesterase family protein: MSVSRIGLISDTHNLVRPEALQWLAGCDAIIHAGDICAPHVLDALAQIAPVTAVRGNNDFGEWAAHLPVSTTLEVQRVKIHVVHDIADLQFDALADGVCVVVTGHSHKPQVEERDGVLFVNPGSAGPRRFKLPISAGMLTIEDDRAEAALHTLVA; encoded by the coding sequence ATGAGCGTCTCCCGCATCGGCCTGATTTCCGACACCCACAATCTCGTGCGTCCCGAAGCGCTGCAATGGCTTGCGGGATGCGACGCCATCATTCATGCAGGCGACATCTGCGCGCCGCACGTGCTCGACGCGCTCGCGCAAATCGCGCCGGTGACGGCGGTGCGCGGCAATAACGACTTCGGCGAATGGGCCGCGCACTTGCCGGTATCGACGACGCTCGAAGTGCAGCGCGTGAAGATCCACGTCGTGCACGACATCGCCGATTTGCAGTTCGATGCGCTTGCGGACGGTGTGTGCGTAGTCGTCACCGGGCACTCGCACAAGCCGCAAGTCGAAGAACGCGATGGCGTGCTGTTCGTCAATCCAGGTAGTGCAGGGCCGCGCCGCTTCAAGCTGCCGATCTCGGCGGGGATGCTGACGATAGAAGACGATCGCGCCGAGGCTGCGCTGCATACGCTCGTCGCGTAA
- the proP gene encoding glycine betaine/L-proline transporter ProP: MTASLNGPARNQQQDNAPLKADDVTVVDKSLLKRAVGAMALGNAMEWFDFGVYSYVAVTLGKVFFPSSSPSAQLIATFGTFAAAFLVRPIGGMVFGPLGDRIGRQRVLAMTMIMMAVGTFAIGLIPSYGTIGIFAPALLLLARLVQGFSTGGEYGGAATFIAEYSTDKRRGFMGSFLEFGTLAGYILGAGTVALLTATLSEDAMLSWGWRVPFMIAGPLGLIGLYIRMKLEETPAFKREAEAREALDRAAPKQSFGKMLAAQWKPLLLCVGLVLIFNVTDYMALSYLPSYLSATLHFDETHGLFLVLLVMVLMMPLTLAAGHLSDAIGRKPVMLAGCVGLLLLSIPALMLIQTGETLPVFGGLMILGALLSCFTGVMPSALPALFPTAIRYGALAIGFNVSVSLFGGTTPLVTAWLVETTGNLMMPAYYLMGAAVIGIVSVVALAETAKQPLKGSPPAVATRAEAHALVRQAREAEEMNDDVYAPVATVRV, translated from the coding sequence TTGACCGCTTCACTCAACGGCCCCGCGCGAAACCAACAACAAGACAACGCCCCCCTCAAAGCCGACGACGTCACCGTCGTCGATAAAAGCCTGCTCAAGCGCGCCGTCGGTGCGATGGCGCTGGGCAACGCCATGGAATGGTTCGACTTCGGCGTGTACAGCTACGTCGCCGTGACGCTCGGCAAAGTGTTCTTCCCGTCGAGCAGCCCCTCCGCGCAATTGATCGCGACCTTCGGAACCTTCGCTGCCGCATTTCTCGTGCGGCCGATCGGCGGCATGGTGTTCGGGCCGCTCGGCGACCGCATCGGCCGCCAGCGCGTGCTCGCGATGACGATGATCATGATGGCCGTCGGCACGTTCGCGATCGGCCTGATCCCGAGCTACGGCACGATCGGCATCTTTGCGCCCGCGCTGCTGTTGCTCGCGCGTCTCGTGCAGGGCTTCTCGACCGGCGGCGAATACGGCGGCGCCGCGACCTTCATCGCCGAGTACTCGACGGACAAACGCCGCGGCTTCATGGGCAGCTTCCTCGAATTCGGCACGCTGGCGGGCTACATCCTCGGCGCGGGCACGGTCGCGCTCTTGACGGCCACGCTAAGCGAAGACGCGATGCTCTCGTGGGGCTGGCGCGTGCCGTTCATGATCGCCGGGCCGCTTGGCTTGATCGGGCTCTACATCCGCATGAAGCTCGAGGAGACGCCTGCCTTCAAGCGCGAGGCCGAAGCACGCGAGGCGCTCGACCGCGCCGCACCGAAGCAGTCGTTCGGCAAGATGCTCGCCGCGCAATGGAAACCGCTCCTCTTGTGCGTCGGCCTCGTGCTGATCTTCAACGTCACGGACTACATGGCGCTGTCGTACTTGCCGAGCTATCTGTCGGCGACGCTGCACTTCGACGAAACGCACGGCCTCTTCCTCGTGCTGCTCGTGATGGTGCTGATGATGCCGCTCACGCTCGCGGCGGGGCATCTGTCGGATGCGATCGGGCGCAAGCCGGTGATGCTCGCGGGCTGCGTCGGCCTGCTGTTGCTTTCGATTCCGGCGCTGATGCTGATTCAAACCGGCGAGACGCTGCCGGTGTTCGGCGGCCTCATGATCCTCGGCGCGCTGCTGTCGTGCTTCACGGGCGTGATGCCATCGGCGCTGCCCGCCCTCTTCCCGACCGCGATCCGTTACGGCGCGCTCGCGATCGGCTTCAACGTCTCGGTGTCGCTGTTCGGCGGCACGACGCCGCTCGTCACCGCCTGGCTCGTCGAAACGACCGGCAACCTGATGATGCCCGCGTACTACCTGATGGGCGCGGCAGTGATCGGGATCGTGTCGGTGGTCGCGCTCGCGGAGACCGCGAAGCAGCCGCTCAAGGGCTCGCCGCCCGCCGTGGCGACGCGCGCCGAAGCGCATGCGCTCGTGCGCCAAGCGCGTGAGGCCGAGGAGATGAACGACGACGTCTATGCCCCGGTGGCAACCGTACGCGTTTAA
- a CDS encoding oxidative damage protection protein: MTRMVQCAKLGKEAEGLDFPPLPGELGKRLYESVSKEAWQGWLKHQTMLINENRLNMADPRARQYLMKQTEKYFFGDGADHASGYVPPEQS, encoded by the coding sequence ATGACCCGTATGGTTCAATGCGCGAAGCTCGGCAAGGAAGCCGAGGGCCTCGATTTCCCGCCGCTGCCGGGCGAGCTCGGCAAGCGCCTTTATGAAAGCGTTTCGAAGGAAGCGTGGCAGGGTTGGCTCAAGCACCAGACGATGCTCATCAACGAGAACCGCTTGAACATGGCCGATCCGCGCGCGCGTCAGTATCTGATGAAGCAGACGGAGAAGTACTTCTTTGGCGACGGCGCGGACCACGCGTCGGGTTACGTGCCGCCGGAGCAGAGTTGA
- the argA gene encoding amino-acid N-acetyltransferase, which produces MNSQTDLISAPEPVPSTSPDAETLAERAQFVDWMRSVAPYIHKFRNKTFVVGFGGEVVHEGLLNALVSDIALLQAMGIQMVLVHGSRPQVEEQMNLHGVQSEFSHGMRITDARALESAKEAAGEVRLDIEAAISQGLPNTPMAHAHISVVSGNFVTARPVGILDGVDFQHTGLVRKIDAESIRLSLASGKLVLLSPLGFSPTGEAFNLSMEDVASAAAIALRADKIVFLTETQGLTDENSELIAEMSLDEAYKLHESGEVKGDAGFYLKHSVRACRGGVARAHIVPYALDGSLLLELFLHDGVGTMISYENLESLREATPDDVGGILQLIEPLESDGTLVRRGRHQIERDIDHFSVIEHDGVLFGCAALYPYPQERIGEMACLTVAPEAQGSGDGERILKRIEQRARARGLTHIFVLTTRTEHWFLKRGFKKATVDDLPEDRRRLYNWQRKSLVLLKQL; this is translated from the coding sequence ATGAATTCTCAAACCGACCTCATCTCTGCGCCCGAGCCCGTTCCGAGCACCTCGCCGGATGCGGAAACGCTCGCCGAACGCGCCCAATTCGTCGACTGGATGCGTTCGGTCGCTCCCTACATTCACAAGTTCCGCAACAAGACCTTCGTGGTCGGCTTCGGCGGCGAAGTCGTGCACGAGGGCTTGCTCAATGCGCTCGTGTCCGACATCGCGCTGTTGCAGGCGATGGGCATCCAGATGGTGCTCGTGCACGGCTCTCGCCCGCAGGTCGAGGAACAGATGAACCTGCACGGCGTGCAGTCGGAGTTCTCGCACGGCATGCGGATCACCGATGCGCGCGCGCTCGAATCCGCGAAGGAAGCCGCGGGTGAAGTGCGCCTCGACATCGAAGCGGCGATCAGCCAGGGCTTGCCGAACACGCCGATGGCGCACGCGCACATCAGCGTCGTGTCGGGCAACTTCGTGACGGCGCGCCCGGTCGGCATTCTCGACGGCGTCGATTTCCAGCACACGGGCCTCGTGCGCAAGATCGACGCGGAATCGATCCGCCTGTCGCTCGCGAGCGGCAAGCTCGTGCTGCTCTCGCCGCTCGGTTTCTCGCCGACGGGCGAGGCGTTCAATCTCTCGATGGAAGACGTGGCCTCGGCCGCTGCGATCGCGCTGCGCGCCGACAAGATCGTCTTCCTCACCGAGACCCAGGGCCTCACGGACGAGAACAGCGAGCTGATCGCCGAAATGTCGCTCGACGAGGCGTACAAGCTGCATGAAAGCGGCGAAGTGAAAGGCGACGCGGGCTTCTATCTGAAGCATTCGGTGCGCGCGTGCCGCGGCGGCGTCGCGCGGGCGCACATCGTGCCCTACGCGCTCGACGGCAGCCTCCTGCTCGAACTGTTCCTGCACGACGGCGTCGGCACGATGATCTCGTACGAGAACCTCGAAAGCCTGCGCGAAGCGACGCCGGACGACGTCGGCGGCATCCTCCAGCTGATCGAGCCGCTCGAATCGGACGGCACGCTCGTGCGGCGCGGACGTCACCAGATCGAACGCGACATCGACCACTTCTCGGTCATCGAGCACGACGGCGTGCTGTTCGGCTGCGCGGCGCTCTATCCGTATCCGCAGGAGCGCATCGGCGAGATGGCGTGCCTGACGGTCGCGCCCGAAGCGCAAGGCTCAGGCGACGGCGAGCGGATCTTGAAGCGCATCGAGCAGCGCGCGCGGGCCCGCGGCCTCACACACATCTTCGTGCTGACCACGCGCACCGAGCACTGGTTCTTAAAGCGCGGCTTCAAGAAGGCAACGGTCGACGACCTGCCCGAAGACCGCCGCCGCCTCTATAACTGGCAGCGCAAATCGCTCGTGCTGTTGAAACAGCTCTGA